A single window of Gemmatimonadota bacterium DNA harbors:
- a CDS encoding sulfatase-like hydrolase/transferase: PYYDRYIQRNLPDPVIGDWAPEFDGPQKGLDPNAWQICLDKHDMQCSRAAYYGMINFIDDQIGRLIQYSGLNNCLTIFTSDHGEMLGDHNLFRKTWPYEASARIPFLIRAPKKWGYPEEITCKSPVGIQDIMPTILNAANIDIPDTCTGKSLLPVMQGDTDRVREFLHGEHAGCYDYNHGNHYITDGHHKYIWYSQTGEEHLFNLDEDPNEIRDITRNPNSEIQPWRNRLIEFLKNRPEGFTDGTRLIPGQPHEELLPGYTPEATYPYL, translated from the coding sequence CCCTATTACGACCGCTATATCCAGCGGAACTTGCCCGATCCCGTCATAGGAGACTGGGCACCCGAATTTGACGGTCCTCAAAAAGGTCTCGACCCCAACGCCTGGCAAATTTGCCTTGACAAACACGACATGCAATGTTCTCGTGCGGCTTATTACGGTATGATCAACTTTATAGACGACCAGATCGGCCGCCTCATTCAATACAGCGGTCTCAACAACTGCCTGACCATCTTCACATCCGACCACGGCGAAATGCTGGGTGACCACAATCTCTTTCGCAAAACCTGGCCATACGAAGCGTCTGCCCGAATTCCATTCCTCATACGCGCCCCCAAAAAATGGGGATATCCCGAAGAAATCACTTGTAAAAGTCCCGTCGGCATTCAGGACATCATGCCCACTATCCTCAATGCGGCCAACATCGACATCCCCGATACCTGCACGGGCAAAAGCCTTCTGCCCGTCATGCAAGGCGACACTGATCGCGTGCGGGAATTTCTACACGGAGAACACGCTGGCTGTTATGACTACAACCACGGCAACCACTATATCACAGACGGACACCACAAATACATCTGGTATTCTCAAACGGGTGAAGAACACCTTTTCAACCTGGATGAAGACCCCAATGAAATACGCGATATCACGCGCAATCCCAACTCTGAAATACAACCCTGGCGAAATCGTCTCATCGAATTCCTCAAAAACCGTCCAGAAGGTTTTACCGATGGCACGCGCTTAATCCCCGGCCAGCCCCACGAAGAACTCCTGCCGGGCTACACGCCCGAAGCGACCTACCCGTATTTGTGA